The nucleotide window gcTTTTAAAGTCgtttctttaatgaaatttttcattagaatcaaatatttctaaaaacatCTGTAACATTAATagatagtatataaaacttaaatgaTTAAGACAGGTAATATTTATACTGGTAATGATGTAATcgtataattatacaatataattcttTTCGAAAACAGTTTTTGTTTCTTtgctttatacatatatatctttttttaacaaaaatttaaatattaaatgttagcaaagaaatcaataatgtatttaatttaaaaatatttatatgtgttatgaatataaaattataaaaaaatgttatttacttatatattgtttttatattttagcaAGCAAAAGCAGAACAGGAAGAAGAATTTATAAGTAAcacattattaaagaaaatacaggcattgaagaaagaaaaagaaacattagcACATCATTATGAGCAAGAAGAAGAGTGTTTAACTAATGATTTATCAAGAAAATTGAATCAATTGCGCCAAGAAAAATGTCGCTTGGAGCAAACTTtagaacaagaacaagaatgtcttgttaacaaattaatgagaaaaatagaaaaacttgAAGCTGAAACACTTGCAAAACAAAGTAATTTAGAACAATTACGTAGAGAAAAGGTTGAACTTGAGAATACTCTTGAACAAGAACAAGAGGcattagtaaataaattatggAAAAGAATGGACAAGCTAGAAGCAGAAAAAAGAATGCTCCAGATAAAATTGGATCAACCTGTATCAGATCCCACTTCTCCAAGAGAAATTAATAACGGTGATACTGCTACTAGTTTAAGTACACATATTCAAACCTTAAGAAGCGAAGTGGCTAGACTGAGACATACATTACTTATTTCGCAACAAGAACGTAagacttttttttttatataataatgtaaatactttataaaattttcttataacaAAAGAACTTTGTACAAGATAATTTGATGTATGTAATGTATTACTCCTAtcgtaaaatgttttattttattaaaaatgaaccgCTATTTATaccaaatattatataatacatttgtcTACTATTGATATTAGATACAGAAAAAATGCAACGATATGTGAATGAAGAAAAACAAATCCGTGAAGAAAATTTGAGACTTCAAAGAAAATTGCAGTTAGAAGTAGAACGTCGAGAAGCTTTATGCAGACACCTTTCAGAATCAGAGTCAAGGTAactgattatattatataaatagtagattttatttagttcgatttcaaatttcatctaTTTATTAGTTTGGAAATGGAAGAAGAACGGCACTATAATGAAATTGTGATGTCTGGTGGAAATATAAGAAATCGTACTGTTTCCAGCCCTGTGCCGTACAATCCTTCACCTAGTTCCTCTAGACCGTTAAGTCCAGgtaaatttcagaaaattttcagtttttttgtattacataattatagatttttgtattattaataatattgccTTTTTCAGGCTCTTCAACTAGAGAAGGATTTAACACAAATCGATGTTATGCTTGTGGTCAACCTACTGCAATTCCATTTGCAAGTTCATCACCTCCTTCCACGGTAAGTCACATTTTATTACAGAGTATTCGGCTAGTTAATAACACAAGTTGACTACAGTTAAAAGATCAGTAGAAGttagttaaaatttttatatactgtaCTGTCAACAGTTTTTACATGTAAGCTATGCTTTTTTATACCAAATTGTagataaaaattatgttttatttgtgaTGACTATGTTAATTCAACTTTGTTCTACATCCAgctataattttaatgtaacgtttgaattttatttcatcaaatttttattttgtattgtacatagtatatttgaaatatgtatatataaaatattttacatttatattaagtTTTAATATCTTGCACTGTCTAAGCAGGGACATGTGGTAACACCATCCAATAGACGCACATCAGACAGATTTGTCAAACCTGCAATTCCACCAACTATTGTAAGTCCAGGTGGTCCACCAATCGCTAATACGACTACAAATACAGCTGGCGGATCACCAATGGATATTGCTAAAACATAAGTCAGTTGAACATCTctgataacaaatatttcatcaTGTATTCATACACAATACTTTTTTTTGTTGCATTTGTACTATGTGATTGTATAACATACACGAGAGTTATTTTAGAATGAGgaatatttcacttttcaatattttaattgctTTATATTCGTATTACAGTGCATATGcgttaattaaaaaacttttttCTACTTCACATCAAATCGcttaaatatttctcatattaACATAATGCAAAACAGTATTTACAAAAaacaacattaaataattacctATAAATTTCTGATCTGCTTCAAAATAGTCTAACACAGTAAAAATTGTGGGAAGGGAGAGATTTCATTAGTCTCGCTCTTCTAATTTCCATTGTATTTCATATAATCTATTGTACTTTCTGGTGTTTAATATAGTGAGAACAGCAGttatatgttttaatttaattacttagaTGGTAAGACAAGATATATCTATAATAGTTActatgtagtttatttaaatttgaacaatttttcattttcatgttATTCTTTGTATCCATGACTACATGACATAGTATATGAAGAATAATAGTACAGTTTTCTatgttgaattattataattttataaaagtaacatttttcATGAAAGTAGAAGAGCGAGAATATATCtatttaaaagataatatacattcaaattgaatattcaaatgtgacttaaaaagaaaaaagaaaaaaatgattaataacaaaaaaaaaatagaaatttcagaaTGCTTGTCAGTctttaaacaatatattctttattattttattattggtttaatattttgtatacaatCACATAATGTGACTATTAATATAGATAAGTATTTGTACTCTATGTTTGAGTTCAATATAACTAACATTGAAGTCAGAAAagtttttacatgacattgttgCATTTATGTACTGAcatactgaatatttaaaagaataattataccAATTAGTATCTGTAACTttaattttcttacatttaaatatttcagagaCTTTGACATTAATATACTAACAATGATATATGTCAACTGTATGACATTAATTTATGAATAACATCTATTTTGTTTTGAAAGAAAGTTAATTTTTGCTGGTTGATTTTCGGTAAcatcttatttaaaaataaatactgtgTCTTTTTAGTTATATCCTTATATGCTATTTTGTAACAAATGTCATGTACAAAGTATATTCGgtcgatatttatataaatgtgataAAGTAAATCATAATGATCTTGATCTGTACTCTATAATAATTTGAACATTATTATTCACTATTGGTGCTCAAAGCTAGTACTAAAACTGTAATTCTCAattgattattataaaaaaaaaagtgttaCGAACAACAATTTTATTCCTTGTTCAATAAGGATGTAAAAGACTAATAGTtcagttttcttttcatttttatgaaataatttgagTTTTAGCATTATAGAACTttctataatacaatttatatgtgTAATATTTCAGTATTGTATGTGTcgcaatatcaaattataaagcCATTaacgaaaaaaatgcaaaactgATATAACAGAAGCTAAATTAAACAGTaagataatatttacataagataataaattaacaaccAAAATTATCAGTTTTTTTTAAGCTTTATAAAATAGATGTTTCATCGATACTCTACACGTGAATAAAACATTGTTTGCTACgttatgtagaaaaatatagatGTATCAATTGTcatatatagaaatgttttgttaaaatataaaattattacttatcaataattacatgcaaatatatttcactattatgtattatgtattttaatcaAGCTTTTACGAAATACAGTCACTTTTTtgctattatattaaaaaaattcgttATTATCCTTATTTAGAAGAATGACTTACAACTAATAAGttgcttttaaatattaaaaagaaaatgcaaTATGTACAGCAAGTACTCTGAATTGCTTAAAAGGTAGTCCCTAGAAAGA belongs to Nomia melanderi isolate GNS246 chromosome 12, iyNomMela1, whole genome shotgun sequence and includes:
- the LOC116426334 gene encoding coiled-coil domain-containing protein 6 isoform X2, coding for MADRDSASESDSSSIDGGPIMMPPSPVTREQLQKRIESLQQHNRVLKVELETYKLRVKALQEENRGLRQASVIIQAKAEQEEEFISNTLLKKIQALKKEKETLAHHYEQEEECLTNDLSRKLNQLRQEKCRLEQTLEQEQECLVNKLMRKIEKLEAETLAKQSNLEQLRREKVELENTLEQEQEALVNKLWKRMDKLEAEKRMLQIKLDQPVSDPTSPREINNGDTATSLSTHIQTLRSEVARLRHTLLISQQEHTEKMQRYVNEEKQIREENLRLQRKLQLEVERREALCRHLSESESSLEMEEERHYNEIVMSGGNIRNRTVSSPVPYNPSPSSSRPLSPGSSTREGFNTNRCYACGQPTAIPFASSSPPSTGHVVTPSNRRTSDRFVKPAIPPTIVSPGGPPIANTTTNTAGGSPMDIAKT
- the LOC116426334 gene encoding coiled-coil domain-containing protein 6 isoform X1, with protein sequence MADRDSASESDSSSIDGGPIMMPPSPVTREQLQKRIESLQQHNRVLKVELETYKLRVKALQEENRGLRQASVIIQAKAEQEEEFISNTLLKKIQALKKEKETLAHHYEQEEECLTNDLSRKLNQLRQEKCRLEQTLEQEQECLVNKLMRKIEKLEAETLAKQSNLEQLRREKVELENTLEQEQEALVNKLWKRMDKLEAEKRMLQIKLDQPVSDPTSPREINNGDTATSLSTHIQTLRSEVARLRHTLLISQQEHTEKMQRYVNEEKQIREENLRLQRKLQLEVERREALCRHLSESESSLEMEEERHYNEIVMSGGNIRNRTVSSPVPYNPSPSSSRPLSPGSSTREGFNTNRCYACGQPTAIPFASSSPPSTQGHVVTPSNRRTSDRFVKPAIPPTIVSPGGPPIANTTTNTAGGSPMDIAKT